TCAGGTCCTACACCAGATGCTTATGGATCCATGTTGGAATTGGCATGGGCAGGAACCAAACCCATAGAAATGCGAGACGGCACGGTGCGTCGTTTCATCGAGGATGGAGATACCGTCACGATGCGTGGATATGCGGACAAGGACGGTGTACGTGTTGGTTTTGGGGAAGTGTCTGCACAGATTTTACCTGCTAAAGCGTATTAGATGGCTGATTTGAGTTTTGACCCTAAGGATTTGTCACAGGCCGAATTGCACCACTATTTGCTGTCGGCCGTGGCGCCACGGCCGATCTGTTTTGCCAGCACGGTAGATGCAACGGGGCGAGTCAATCTGAGTCCTTTTAGTTTTTTCAATGTGTTTAGTTCCAACCCGCCCGTTATGATTTTTTCTCCGTCTAGGAGAGGACGAGACAATACGACCAAGCACACGCTGGAGAATGTACTCGCTGTACCAGAGGTAGTGATCAATATTGTCAATCACCCCATCGTGGAGCAGATGTCTCTGTCGAGCACAGAGTATGCCGAGGGAGTCAATGAGTTCGTCAAGGCGGGGTTGACGCAGCGGCCTAGCGTGCAGGTCCAGCCGCCTAGAGTGGGAGAGGCTCCTGTGGCATTCGAGTGTCGTGTGACGGAGGTCAAGGCGCTGGGTGATGGTCCCGGTGCTGGAAACCTCGTTTTTGCGGAAGTGGTACATGTGCATGTAAGGGAAGAGTACTTGGATGAAAACCGTCAACTTGACACCCCCAGATTGAATCTGGTGGCTCGGATGGGAGGCAGTTGGTACGGGCGTATGATCCCAGAAGCGCTCTTCGAAATCCCCAAACCACTGCAGCGACAGGGGATAGGTGTAGATCAATTGCCTGCCAGTGCGCGGGACAGTACGGTGCTGACCGGCAACAATCTGGGGAGACTGGGCAACCAAGAGAGACTCCCGAATGCAGTGGAGATCGAGGATTCTCAGCGTACTGCATCAGTACAATCAGCGCTCGCAAAGCACACTACTAGAGAGGCGAGACTCAAGGCCATGCATCACGAAG
The DNA window shown above is from Reichenbachiella sp. 5M10 and carries:
- a CDS encoding flavin reductase family protein, which produces MADLSFDPKDLSQAELHHYLLSAVAPRPICFASTVDATGRVNLSPFSFFNVFSSNPPVMIFSPSRRGRDNTTKHTLENVLAVPEVVINIVNHPIVEQMSLSSTEYAEGVNEFVKAGLTQRPSVQVQPPRVGEAPVAFECRVTEVKALGDGPGAGNLVFAEVVHVHVREEYLDENRQLDTPRLNLVARMGGSWYGRMIPEALFEIPKPLQRQGIGVDQLPASARDSTVLTGNNLGRLGNQERLPNAVEIEDSQRTASVQSALAKHTTREARLKAMHHEVQALLEAGQDREALALVFAGDVFFHK